The Medicago truncatula cultivar Jemalong A17 chromosome 4, MtrunA17r5.0-ANR, whole genome shotgun sequence genome includes a region encoding these proteins:
- the LOC25491419 gene encoding probable WRKY transcription factor 33 encodes MSFSFNNHFSNTNNNITTLDITKFVETSSLKTHDDDHFALDDVIYPSYSDFPPGFSPSELLNSPSFLSSSNIPSSYTNEPSTVQSMNQQHSKELEERNFSEPSFQTQKQTMHDLFQSSTSMFQVEEPLKTHDTLIFNESTKQTNFSFEGTTKHEAQTNSSVPNSSYFNNTSASMSIREQRKSEEDGYKWRKYGEKQVKGSENPRSYYKCTNPICSMKKKVERSLDDGQITQIVYKGSHNHPKPQCTKRRANSQYIHQPSSSCNNSMVSDLSLGEDDFDQTSQTSFSGGDYDDLGIEAKRWKGENENDSYSYSTEGCRTVKEPRVVVQTTSEIDILDDGYRWRKYGQKVVKGNPNPRSYYKCVIQGCTVRKHVERAAHDIKAVITTYEGKHNHDVPLGRGISSSSINSTSLNNNTCNVTPIRPSAVTNYSSLANFTNSLHDSKLPTSENQEHFQLDMLMNSRSFLDRSIGSNTNSEQYATKDDSFLQSFVLKNI; translated from the exons ATGTCTTTTAGTTTCAACAATCACTTTTCCAACACCAACAATAACATCACCACCTTGGATATTACTAAATTTGTTGAAACTTCTTCTCTAAAAACTCATGATGATGATCATTTTGCACTTGATGATGTAATTTACCCTTCTTATTCTGATTTTCCACCTGGGTTCAGCCCATCAGAGTTATTGAATTCAccttcctttctttcttcttctaat aTTCCTTCATCTTATACAAATGAGCCTTCAACTGTCCAAAGCATGAACCAACAGCATAGCAAGGAATTAGAAGAGAGAAACTTCTCTGAGCCCTCTTTCCAAACACAAAAACAGACCATGCATGATCTCTTTCAATCTTCCACAAGTATGTTTCAAGTG GAGGAACCACTAAAGACACATGACACATTGATATTCAATGAATCTACAAAGcaaacaaatttttcatttgaaggaACAACAAAACATGAAGCACAAACTAACTCTTCAGTTCCTAATTCTAGTTATTTTAACAACACTAGTGCTTCTATGTCTATAAGAGAACAAAGAAAATCAGAAGAAGATGGATACAAGTGGAGAAAATATGGAGAGAAACAAGTGAAAGGAAGTGAAAATCCAAGAAGTTATTACAAGTGCACTAATCCAATTTGCTCAATGAAGAAGAAAGTTGAAAGGTCTTTGGATGATGGACAAATTACTCAAATAGTATATAAAGGAAGTCATAACCATCCTAAGCCTCAGTGTACAAAGAGAAGAGCAAATTCTCAATATATTCATCAACCTTCTTCATCATGCAACAACTCTATGGTCTCTGATCTTTCTTTGGGAGAGGATGATTTTGATCAAACATCACAAACTAGTTTTTCTGGTGGAGATTATGATGACTTGGGAATAGAGGCTAAAAGATG GAAAGGAGAGAATGAAAATGATAGCTATTCTTACTCCACAGAAGGGTGTAGAACTGTTAAGGAACCAAGAGTTGTGGTTCAAACTACAAGTGAAATTGATATTCTTGATGATGGATATAGGTGGAGGAAATATGGACAGAAAGTAGTTAAAGGAAATCCAAACCCAAG GAGCTACTACAAATGTGTAATCCAAGGTTGTACTGTGAGAAAACATGTTGAGAGAGCAGCACATGATATTAAAGCAGTAATCACAACATATGAAGGGAAACATAACCATGATGTACCTCTAGGAAGAGGAATTTCAAGCAGTAGCATAAACAGTACTTCTCTTAACAACAATACATGTAATGTTACACCTATAAGGCCTTCAGCAGTGACTAATTATTCTAGCTTAGCAAATTTTACAAATTCACTTCATGATTCAAAGCTACCAACTTCTGAAAATCAAGAACATTTTCAGCTGGACATGTTGATGAATTCTAGAAGCTTTTTGGACAGATCAATTGGTTCAAATACCAATTCTGAACAATACGCAACTAAGGATGACTCATTCCTTCAATCTTTTGTATTGAAGAACATTTAA
- the LOC25491418 gene encoding F-box/LRR-repeat protein 3: protein MDQSLSQQNPHLPTLTNQPYPILQKHKTNNHNTVKKTQTKYNTKSSTMKKQKQKLSQQNPFETLSEELIFTILDFLEPKNNNQTLKSFSLTCKYFHALESKHRRALRPLRAEHIQPLLKRYTNVENLDLTLCPRVNDTSLNLIAGAYNSTLQRLNLSRSRFFTGNGVLNVAVRCVNLVELDLSNATELRDAAMVGVARAVNLERLWLNRCKLVTDMGIGCIAVGCKKLKLISLKWCVGIADLGVDLLAIKCKELCTLDLSYLPITEKCLSSIFKLQHLEDLVLEGCFGIGDDSLNNEVFKQGCKTLKKLDISGCQNISHIGLSKLTSISGSVEQLILADGSPVTLALVDSLNKLSMLQSIILDGCNITSDGLKAIGNLCISLRELSLSKCSGVTDDALSFVVSKHKDLRKLDITCCRKITDVSIASIANACRSLTSLKMESCTLVSSEAYILIGQKCHYLEELDLTDNEIDDEGLESISRCSRLSSLKLGICLNITDKGVANVGMCCSKLKELDLYRCTGVTDLGISAIASGCPSLQMINAAYCTSITDRALFSLSKCVNLQTLEIRGCFLVTSFGLTCIAMNCKQLSRLDLKKCYNIDDSGMVPLAHFSQNLRQINLSYTSVTDVGLLSLAGISCLQNFTLLHLQGVAPQGLAAALLACGGLTKAKLHVKLRSLLPKLLIKHVEARGCVFEWRDKEFQAELDPRCWKLQLEDLMH from the exons ATGGACCAATCTCTCTCTCAACAAAACCCACACCTTCCCACGTTAACCAACCAACCGTACCCCATActtcaaaaacacaaaaccaacaaccATAACACAgtcaaaaaaacacaaacaaagtaCAACACAAAATCTTCAACCATGAAGAAACAGAAACAGAAGCTTTCACAACAAAACCCATTTGAAACACTCTCAGAAGAACTCATATTCACAATCCTCGACTTCCTCGAAccaaaaaacaacaaccaaaccttAAAATCATTCTCCTTAACTTGCAAATATTTTCACGCGCTTGAATCAAAACACAGACGCGCTTTGCGCCCTTTACGCGCCGAACATATACAACCACTTCTCAAACGTTACACCAACGTAGAAAATCTCGATCTCACCTTATGTCCGCGCGTGAATGACACGTCCCTTAATTTAATCGCTGGAGCGTATAATTCTACGCTCCAGCGATTGAATTTATCGCGTTCAAGGTTTTTTACGGGGAATGGTGTGTTGAATGTTGCTGTTAGGTGTGTTAATTTGGTTGAGCTTGATTTGTCGAACGCGACGGAGTTAAGGGATGCAGCTATGGTTGGTGTTGCACGCGCTGTTAATTTGGAGAGGCTTTGGTTGAATAGGTGTAAGTTGGTTACAGATATGGGGATTGGTTGTATTGCTGTTGGAtgtaagaagttgaagttgattAGTTTGAAGTGGTGTGTTGGTATTGCTGATTTAGGTGTTGATTTACTTGCCATCAAATGTAAAGAACTTTGTACTTTGGATCTCTCTTATTTGCCG ATCACAGAGAAATGTCTCTCCTCGATCTTCAAATTGCAACATCTCGAAGATTTAGTCCTTGAAGGATGCTTTGGCATTGGCGATGACAGCCTCAATAACGAAGTCTTCAAACAAGGGTGCAAGACATTAAAG AAACTTGACATCTCAGGTTGTCAAAATATAAGTCATATTGGCCTGTCAAAGCTAACAAGCATTTCTGGAAGTGTCGAACAACTTATATTAGCAGATGGTTCTCCG GTGACTCTTGCTCTTGTTGATAGTTTAAATAAACTTTCAATGCTGCAATCAATCATTTTAGACGGCTGCAATATCACCTCTGACGGATTAAAAGCCATTGGAAATTTATGCATTTCACTCAGAGAACTGAGCTTAAGCAAATGTTCAGGAGTGACAGATGACGCTCTCTCTTTCGTTGTTTCAAAACACAAAGATTTAAGGAAGCTCGACATCACATGCTGCCGCAAGATAACTGATGTTTCGATTGCGAGCATTGCAAATGCATGCAGAAGTCTCACTTCTCTCAAGATGGAGTCGTGTACGCTAGTTTCATCGGAAGCGTATATATTGATTGGACAGAAATGCCATTATCTTGAAGAGCTTGATCTCACAGATAATGAAATTGATGATGAAGGCCTTGAGTCAATATCTCGTTGCTCGAGGCTCTCCAGCCTGAAACTAGGAATCTGCCTGAACATAACTGATAAAGGAGTGGCCAATGTTGGCATGTGTTGCTCAAAGTTAAAGGAACTGGATCTTTACAG ATGCACAGGGGTAACAGATTTGGGAATCTCAGCAATTGCTTCTGGTTGCCCTAGCCTTCAGATGATAAATGCTGCTTATTGCACTAGCATTACTGATAGGGCATTATTCAGCTTGTCAAAATGTGTAAATTTGCAGACACTTGAAATTCGAGGATGTTTTCTTGTTACATCGTTTGGTTTGACATGTATTGCAATGAATTGCAAACAACTAAGCCGCTTAGACCTAAAAAAGTGTTATAACATCGATGATAGTGGTATGGTTCCACTAGCCCATTTCTCGCAAAATCTAAGACAG ATAAACTTGTCCTATACCTCAGTTACCGATGTAGGGCTTCTGTCACTTGCCGGTATCAGTTGCCTTCAAAATTTCACCCTGCTTCACCTGCAGGGCGTGGCTCCACAAGGACTTGCAGCGGCCTTATTAGCATGCGGAGGGCTAACAAAAGCAAAGCTTCATGTTAAACTAAGATCTCTATTACCCAAGCTTCTCATCAAACATGTAGAAGCACGTGGATGTGTGTTTGAATGGAGAGATAAAGAGTTTCAG GCTGAATTGGACCCAAGGTGTTGGAAATTACAGTTAGAAGATCTGATGCATTAG
- the LOC25491421 gene encoding CASP-like protein 4B1, with protein sequence MLNSYNNNNNNSEVNIDMNPESASSGTSYGILQRWKREDSLKRASLGLRGVTLFFSLTSFLLMASNKHGYGENFDHYQEYRYLLVVAFFTSIYTGSQVYRQIHELITGNNIFRPTTAAVIDFVGDQVIAYLLISSASTAVPLTDRMRENDDDAFTDASAATITMSFFAFTFLALSAIISGYKLSALT encoded by the exons ATGTTGaattcttataataataataataataattcagaGGTAAATATTGACATGAATCCGGAGTCGGCATCTAGTGGCACTAGCTACGGCATCCTACAAAGGTGGAAGAGGGAGGACTCCCTCAAGAGAGCCTCTTTGGGATTGAGAGGTGTTACTCTATTTTTCTCTTTGACTTCCTTCCTCCTCATGGCAAGTAACAAACATGGTTATGGGGAAAACTTTGACCACTATCAAGAATACAG gTATTTGCTTGTGGTAGCATTTTTTACAAGTATATACACAGGAAGCCAAGTGTATCGTCAAATTCATGAACTTATCACTGGGAATAATATATTTCGACCTACAACTGCAGCTGTGATTGATTTTGTTGGGGATCAG gtAATAGCATATCTCTTAATATCATCAGCATCCACAGCAGTTCCACTAACAGATAGAATGAGGGAGAATGACGATGATGCATTTACAGACGCTTCAGCTGCAACCATTACTATGTCCTTTTTTGCCTTCACATTTCTAGCTCTATCAGCCATCATATCAGGATACAAATTATCAGCCCTAACTTAA